One region of Jonesiaceae bacterium BS-20 genomic DNA includes:
- the pstB gene encoding phosphate ABC transporter ATP-binding protein PstB: protein MSKRIDTKNLNVYYGDFLAVKDVNMEIEARSITALIGPSGCGKSTFLRTLNRMHEVIPGARVEGQALLDGEDLYASSVDPVAVRRHIGMVFQRPNPFPTMSIAENVLAGVRLNNKKISKSDAADLVESSLRGANLWNEVKDRLERPGSSLSGGQQQRLCIARAIAVKPDVLLMDEPCSALDPISTLAIEELMHELKQDYTIVIVTHNMQQAARVSDRTGFFNIAGTGKPGELIEIGATPTMFSSPTQQATEDYISGRFG, encoded by the coding sequence ATGTCCAAGCGAATTGATACTAAGAACCTCAACGTCTACTACGGCGACTTCCTCGCAGTAAAAGACGTCAACATGGAAATTGAAGCACGTTCCATCACCGCCCTGATTGGCCCATCCGGTTGTGGCAAGTCCACATTCCTGCGCACCCTGAACCGCATGCACGAGGTCATCCCCGGCGCACGCGTTGAAGGCCAGGCCCTGCTCGACGGCGAAGACCTGTACGCAAGCTCGGTTGACCCGGTTGCCGTGCGCCGCCACATTGGCATGGTGTTCCAGCGCCCCAACCCGTTCCCAACCATGTCGATCGCGGAAAACGTTCTGGCCGGCGTTCGGTTGAACAACAAGAAGATCTCCAAGTCTGATGCCGCAGATCTGGTTGAATCATCCTTGCGTGGTGCCAACCTTTGGAACGAGGTCAAGGACCGCCTTGAGCGTCCGGGCTCCTCGCTTTCCGGTGGGCAGCAGCAGCGGTTGTGCATTGCTCGCGCGATCGCAGTTAAGCCGGATGTGTTGCTCATGGATGAGCCCTGCTCAGCCCTGGACCCAATCTCAACCCTTGCAATTGAGGAGCTCATGCACGAGCTCAAGCAGGACTACACAATCGTTATTGTCACCCACAACATGCAGCAGGCCGCTCGCGTGAGCGACCGCACCGGATTCTTTAACATTGCCGGAACCGGTAAGCCCGGTGAATTGATTGAGATCGGTGCAACCCCAACCATGTTCTCATCACCGACCCAGCAGGCCACCGAGGACTACATCTCCGGTCGCTTCGGATAA